Within Treponema primitia ZAS-1, the genomic segment AGATCGCCACAATAAGACTGGAACTAATCTCGCCGTTTATCCGTGTACCGGTTTCGATAATACTTTTAATATTAATCCGCCGGGGAAAAACCACCAGAGCCCCCCGGCGTTCCTGGGACAGGATCTCCGCAGCGGTTATAACCGCTTCAAGCTGCCCTATCCGGGGCTTGCTGTCCGGACGGAACAGTTCCCCCTGGCCCAGGCGTATAAATATTTTCCGGAGTTCCGGCTGAAAAACGATGGCTATGGCGATAAAAAGTCCGGGCGCCAGGATAGTAAGAAGCCATTGGAGGGTAGTTAGCTTAAAAAGATAGGCTATGCCGTAAAACAGGGCAAGGAAACCGGCGCCTTTAACGAGCTGAACCGCCTGGGTCTTCACCAGGAGGTCATAAGCCTTGTAAAGGAGGAACGCCAAAATGGCTATATCCACCACCGGGCGGATTATGTCATAAATTGATGTTAAGCGTTGAAACCATTCCATTATTTTGTCGCTTTATAACAAACAAAGCCGCGGAAAAACACCCCGCGGCCTAAAATAAGGGCTCATTTGTTCTTGTGTCGATTCTTTCTGAGCTTCTTCTTCCGCTTATGGGTTGCAATTTTTCGTAGTTTGCGCTTTCTTCCGCAGGGCACTTCGGCGACTCCTTTCCTTAAGATTGCTCTAGATAGTATGGGTTACAATAAAAAAAAGGTCAATAGGTTTTATCCCCTAATTACCGAATTTTCTCATTATTGTCCCCCTACTTCCGTCCCACCGCAATAAGCATCTCCGCCCGGTGATCGTATGGGGCTTCTTCCCAGCTGCCGTAGAGTTCCACCGCCCTAAACCCTGCGTCAAAGAGAAGCTGCCGTAATTCAGCTGCGGAGTAAAGGCGCTGGATAAAGGTCTTTTCTATCCGTTCCCCGTTTTTGATGAGTATCCACCGGTTTTTTAGGCCCGCCCAGGAATCTACCGGGGCATATTCCGTAAGGACCGTGTACCCTGCCCTTTCAAACCACTCGGTTTCAACAAAGTCCCGGACGGCGATCTCCTTGCCAAGGGTTTCGATAATAAAACTGCCACCGGGTTTGAGGGACTCCCGGGCATTT encodes:
- the cdaA gene encoding diadenylate cyclase CdaA, which gives rise to MEWFQRLTSIYDIIRPVVDIAILAFLLYKAYDLLVKTQAVQLVKGAGFLALFYGIAYLFKLTTLQWLLTILAPGLFIAIAIVFQPELRKIFIRLGQGELFRPDSKPRIGQLEAVITAAEILSQERRGALVVFPRRINIKSIIETGTRINGEISSSLIVAIFEFDGPLHDGAMIIQNGRITAAGCFLPLSEQQDIRKSFGTRHRASLGMSEQSDAVILVVSEETGAISLAVDGKLYYDLSPIEVQRKLKELLDRGVRGGDSEQKTGSVEVALDSALDDGKDVFVER